The following coding sequences are from one Ornithodoros turicata isolate Travis chromosome 1, ASM3712646v1, whole genome shotgun sequence window:
- the LOC135382280 gene encoding uncharacterized protein K02A2.6-like — protein MDICGGACSGNATQSRQRCNTVAAGPWNCSRPGAKEVVDCLRENRPVQGSYKPFSGELTEVEGMLFKGTKVVVPRALRKKILERIHEGHLGINKCRARARQTSPATKPANDIAALIRRCHICQKFAYQQSQEPLMMQETPSLPWRSIGVDLVEYAGKTYITAYGAFSNYPEVERLREATAEAVIKALCTMFARHGIPLELCSDNGPQFTSKQFQAFAEKCDFKHITSSLHFPRSNGLAEKGAQELKRILKKTSEANEDFWLGLLSYRSAPLDDCRSPSELLMGCRIMSRLPDFSPHIPVAPTKRQQACDSGVPLRPLQEGDLVRIR, from the coding sequence ATGGACATATGTGGAGGTGCATGCAGTGGAAATGCAACACAGTCTCGTCAGCGATGCAACACGGTCGCAGCTGGTCCGTGGAACTGCAGCAGACCCGGAGCTAAAGAAGTTGTGGACTGCCTCCGGGAGAATCGTCCTGTGCAAGGGTCATATAAACCATTTTCTGGAGAGCTGACGGAGGTGGAAGGTATGCTCTTCAAAGGTACGAAAGTGGTTGTCCCCCGAGCTTTGCGTAAGAAGATACTAGAGCGGATTCATGAGGGCCACTTGGGGATCAACAAGTGCAGAGCCAGGGCAAGACAGACAAGCCCGGCCACAAAACCAGCTAACGACATAGCGGCCTTGATTCGGCGTTGTCATATTTGTCAAAAGTTCGCCTACCAACAGTCACAGGAGCCATTAATGATGCAGGAGACACCCAGTCTGCCCTGGAGAAGTATTGGCGTAGATCTGGTTGAGTATGCTGGCAAGACCTACATCACAGCCTATGGTGCGTTCTCAAATTACCCAGAAGTGGAGAGGCTTAGAGAAGCGACAGCGGAAGCGGTCATCAAAGCATTGTGCACTATGTTTGCGAGACATGGCATACCTTTAGAACTTTGTAGCGATAACGGACCACAGTTTACGTCCAAGCAGTTTCAAGCATTCGCTGAAAAATGTGATTTTAAACATATTACATCGAGTCTGCACTTTCCTCGATCTAATGGCCTTGCAGAAAAGGGGGCACAGGAGCTGAAACGCATCCTTAAAAAGACATCAGAAGCAAACGAGGACTTCTGGCTCGGACTGCTCAGTTACAGATCGGCACCTCTGGATGATTGTCGCAGCCCTAGCGAGTTGTTAATGGGATGTCGAATTATGTCCCGGCTTCCGGACTTTTCACCACATATTCCAGTGGCTCCCACGAAGCGTCAACAAGCATGCGATAGCGGAGTACCCTTGCGGCCGCTTCAAGAAGGGGATCTGGTGCGGATCAGGTAG